From Pirellulales bacterium, the proteins below share one genomic window:
- the tsaB gene encoding tRNA (adenosine(37)-N6)-threonylcarbamoyltransferase complex dimerization subunit type 1 TsaB, producing the protein RVGVTTAKLFAYAVGAAVLGVNTLEAIAAQAPTNTSELWAAIDAQRNQVFACQFSCQAGQWKPRNQTQLMDNVAWLGQLSPGQMITGQALLKLASQLPSGVVTADRKLWAPNAATVGKLAWQHYQSGRRDDLFTLAPQYFRASAAEEKRQTQSGAKK; encoded by the coding sequence GCGCGTTGGCGTGACGACCGCAAAATTGTTTGCTTACGCAGTGGGTGCGGCAGTGTTGGGCGTGAATACTCTGGAAGCTATTGCAGCCCAGGCGCCGACAAACACGTCCGAACTATGGGCCGCGATTGATGCCCAGCGCAATCAAGTTTTCGCCTGCCAGTTCTCATGTCAGGCCGGACAATGGAAGCCTCGTAATCAAACGCAACTCATGGATAATGTCGCTTGGCTCGGGCAGCTATCGCCGGGGCAGATGATTACTGGACAGGCGTTGCTCAAACTGGCTAGTCAATTGCCCTCGGGCGTGGTGACGGCGGATCGAAAGTTGTGGGCCCCCAACGCCGCGACGGTCGGTAAACTGGCTTGGCAACATTATCAATCCGGCCGGCGTGACGACCTGTTCACGTTGGCGCCGCAATACTTTCGCGCCAGCGCCGCCGAGGAAAAACGCCAAACACAATCTGGCGCAAAAAAATAG